The Kribbella sp. NBC_00662 nucleotide sequence CAGCTGGGTCGAGCTGGCCTACCCGACGCTTGCCTACTACAACCAGCCTGCCCGGGGCGGTCACTTCGCCGCCTGGGAAGAGCCACAACTGTTGACCGAGGAGGTTCGCGCGGCGTTCCGATCGCTGCGGTAAGCCGGCGACGGCACCTTCCGGAGATACGGTGAGCGGAGACGGGAGGGGAACCCATGCTGCGGATTCGTTTCACCAGCGCGGATCTGGCGCGCGTCCGGGTGGCGAGCGGTCCGCATCCGTTGTGGGAGTCGGTCCTGAGCATCAACGGCCTGCAGTACCACAACCTCCCCGCCCGCTACTGGGCCTGGCGAAGCGCCGTGAGTGAGCATCCGGACATCCTGCGCGCCGCGTACTCCGTCGTCCCGGCGTCCGGGAACTTCGCCGACTTCCTGACGCCGCCCATGCAGTCAGGGACGACGAGCGTCGAGGAGCAGCTCGACGCGATCCGGCGGGTGCCGCGGGCCGTCGTCCGCGACGACCTGGCCCGCACCTACCCGGCCGCCGTACAGACGCCACGGTGGGCCGAGCGCGCGCACGACAGCGGTCGCCTCGACCCCGTCGTTCGGACCCTCGAGCGATACCACCACACCGCGGTACGCCCGGTCTGGAGCGCGGTCCGGACCGGGGTCGAGCAGGCCCGGCAACGACTCACGGCGCTGCTGCTGAACGCCGGGGTCGAGGGGATGCTGAGCCGTCTGCACCCCTCGATCCGCTGGCGTGATCCTGTCCTCGAGGCCGATTACGTCACCGACCAGACGCTGGACCTCGACGGTCGCGGGCTGCTCGTCGTCCCGTCGTACTTCTGCTTCGGTGCGCCGGTGACGTTCATCGACGGCGATCTGCCGCCGACCCTCGTGCTGCCGATCCAACCGGACGACGTGCCGGTCGACGAGAGGATCGCCGACCTCGACGTACTCGTCCGGCTGCTCGGACCGACCCGGGCGAAACTGCTGGCCGGCCTGGAGCTCGCCGCATCGACCAGCGAACTCGCCCACCGCCTCGGCGTCTCGCCGGGCTCGATCAGCCAGCATGCCAAGGTCCTCCGGGAGAGCAGCCTGATCACCACGACCCGCTTCGGCCACTCGGTCGACCACACCCTCACTCCCCTGGGCCGCGCCGTACTGCGAGGGCTCTAGCTCGCTCGCACCATGGATGCTGCGGCGCCGCGTCCCGATCGACGTCGGCCCGATCTGGGACTCCTGAGGTGCGCGATGTTCTAGGCTGGCGCGATCATGGGGTCGACGATGCCGGATGCCGGGGACCAGACCCGGTTGCGGCAGCTCAACGAGCGGGCCGTACTCGCGGCCGTGCGCGCTGCCGGTGACGTGCGGGTCGCGCAGATCGTGGAGCAGAGCGGACTCGGCCGGACCGCGGTCGAAGAGGTGCTTTCGAGTCTGGTCAGCCGACGCTGGTTGGTCGAGGAGAGCCCGGCGATCCGGGGCCGCGGCCGGCCGGCGCGCAGCTACCGGTTCCGCGCCGAGGCCGGGTACGTCGTCGGGCTCGACATCGGGGCGTTCTCCGTCCGTGGGGTGCTGACCGACCTCGAGGGGCGGACGCTGGCGACCAGGCGGCAATCCGTGACTCCGGAGACGCCCCGGCTCGAACGACTCGCCGCGGCCGACGAGGTCGTAGCCGCCTGCGCGCGCGAGGCCGATGCGGAGGTCTGGGCCATCGGCGTCGGCACCACCGGGCTGGTCGATGCCGCCGGCACCGTCGTGCGGGCGAACGCGATCCCCGACTGGGCCGGGACCGACCTCGCGGAGTACTTCGGACGGTCGGCACCGCTCGTGGTGGTGGACAACGACAGCCAGCTCGCCGCCCTCGCCGAACAACGCCAGGGCGCCACGGACATGGTGTTCCTGCACGCCGGCCGGCGTACCGGGCTGGCGTTGGTGCTCGACGGGCGGTTGCGGCGCGGTGCGTACGGCGCGGCGGCGGACATGTCAGCGCTCCGCGGGGTCGCCTGGGAGGTGGCGCTCGAGCATCTCCACGCCGTCGTACCGGCGGAGATTCCGGAGATGGACAAGGCCGAGCGGGCTTTCGCTGCTGCGCGGGACGGCGATCGGGCCGCGGTGAACGCCGTCCGGAAGTATGCACGGGCGATGGCGGTCGCCGCCGCGACGGCCATCTCGATCGTCGATCCACAGCTGCTGGTGCTGGGCGGCACGTTCTCACAGTCGGCCGACGTACTGATGGAACCGCTCGCCGCCGAACTGGACCGGCTCTGCCCGCGCGTACCGGAACTGCGGGCTTCTTCCCTGGGCGCTCTCTGCGTCGCGCTCGGCGCCTGCTCGCTCGCTCTCGATGCCCTGGACGAGCGACTGCTCGCCCGCTCGCGCGGCCCGCTGCCGACGCTCGCAGCCGGCAGTCTGCACGCCCCCACCCGCTGACTCGCGTTCGCCGATTGTTCAGTCAGGCGTTGACGCCTGCCCGCTCCGAGGTTATTAATGTCGGAAAGAGGCAATAAACAGGCTGCACTGCGCAGGAACGCACATCCCTCCCCCAGGAAGTAGGTTCGCAGTGAACAGACGGATCCGCCGCCGGACGTTCCTCACCACCACCGGGGCGATCGCCACCGCCGCAGCGGTCGGCGATGTCGCCTTCGCCAGCCCGGACGCACTCGACGACGCCGCGACCTCCGGGTACGTCGACGTCCAACTGCTCAACATCACCGATCTGCACGGATATCTGCAGCCCACCACTCCCGGCCAGGGCAGCGTGATCACCGGCGCGGGCGGTGTCCAGGTGACCGTCGGCGGCGTCGGGTACATGGCGACGCATCTCAAGCAGCTGCGCGAGGGCCGGCGGAACTCGATCTTCTTCTCGTCCGGCGACAACTTCTCCGGCTGGCCGTTCGAGGTCGACGCGCACGCGAACGAGCCGACCGTCGAGGCGCTCAACGCGCTCGGGCTGCAGTTCAGCACGGTCGGCAACCACGAGCTGGACCACTCGGCCAGCTTCCTCGTCGACCACATGGAGCACGGTGCGCCGTACCCGGTGAACGGCCGCGACGACAACTTCGTCGACTCGACCGGTCATCGCTTCCGCGGCGCGAGCTTCCGCTTCTACACGGCGAACATCGTGCACGCGGACTCCGGCCGGACGATCGTCCCGCCGTACAACATCGAGTGGGTCGACGCGGGACACGGCCGCAAGCTGCCGATCGCGTTCATCCACCTGACCGTGATGGACACCCCGACCGGATCCACGTCGTACCAGCCCGAACTGCGCTCGCTGTCCGACGTCGAGCAGGCGAACAAGCTCGCGGCGCAGCTGAAGAAGCGCGGTATCAACGCGATCGTGATCAACATCCACGACGGCGGGGTCGCCGGCAACGACTACAACGCGGGCACGAACCCGTCCGGGCCGGTGTTCCAGCTCGCCGCGCAGGCCTCGCCCGACATCGCCGCGATCGTCACCGGGCACTGGCACTGCCGGTTCAACATGATGGTTCCGGACCCGAACGGCGTACCGCGTCCGGTCGTCGAGGCCGGCAACCACGGGTCGTTGATCAACGAGATCAACCTCAAGCTCGATCCGCGGACCGGCGCGGTGATCCGTGAGCTCACCACCTCGACCAACCACGCCAACACCCGCGACGTACCGGTCGACGAAGAGCTCCAGTACATCGCGGACTACTGGACCGCGAAGGGCGCGAAGCGGTTCGCCACGCCGCTGGCGAAGGTCACCGGCGACTTCACGCGTACGCCGAACGCGTCGGGCGAGTCGACCATGGGCAACCTGGCCGCGGACTTCGCCTACTGGGACGCGAACCAGCACCGCGGCGGTCGGGCCGACCTCGCGCTGATCTCGGTCAAGCCGGTGTCCGGTTCGAACGCACTGACCGGTGATCTTTTGTTTGCCAAGGGCACCAACCCGGCCGATGCCGACGGCACCGTTCTGTTCGGCGAGGCGTGGAACGCCTTCGGTTACGGCAATCCGGTGCTGACCGTGACGCTGCCCGGCACGCAACTACACGCGGCGTTCGAGGCGCAGTGGGTGGGGCAGGCCAACGGAACCGAGAAGTTCGCGCCGTTCGCGGTCTCGCACAACGTGAGCTACACCTACGACACGTCGAAACCGATCGGCCAGCGCGTGGACCCCGCGGCCGTGCGCATCGACGGCAAACCCCTCGATCTGACCCGCGACTACCGCGTCGCCGCCCTCGCCTACACACTGATCGGCGGTGACGGCACCCAGGTCTTCACCGGGTTCACCGACCCGTTCCGCAACGACCGCGACCACGAGGGCTTCATCGCCTACCTGCGCGCCAACCCGGTCCTGACCCCGTCCATCCTCGGCCGGGCCCGTCCGGTGAGTTGATCCCGGAGTGGTCTTGTCCGGTTAGCGGTCAAGTCGGCGGAAATCGGTACTCGACGGTCCGTAGGGTCCTAGGGTGGATGTGTTCGCCTGGCGGTATACCCCACAATCCGGGCTGACAGACCGATCGTGCAGACCGCGCGACCCTCATCCCCGAGACGTGCAGGTGCCCCCGTCGGTCAGAGTCCACGCCCGAGCCGCCAGGCGAGCCCTCCTGCGCTTCGGGCCTTTCTGAAACGGCAGGGCCTTCAGCGCCGCTGGGCCTTCAGAACATTGGCGGGCGGCGACCAATCCGGTGGATTCGTCGCCGCCCGGGCACTCTGAGGGCGTTTAGAGCGAGTGGAGCTTGTGGAACGGTGCGGGGACCCGGAGGAGCCGGCCCTTGCCGAGGTCGACCACTACCGCGTCGGTTCCCTCGACAATGGTGATCCGGCCGATGCCCTCCTTGTCGTGGGACACCCGGTCGCCGACCTCGAACGTCTCTATCGGGGCGGGCACCCGGCGCTGGAACGGACTCGTGGACAGGTGACGACGCGTCGTCGCGCGTGAGGACTCCATAGCACCTCCAGTATGTGCCCATCCCGGCCGTTCCGCGCACCGAGGGCCCATTCTTTACCGCAGCATGAACCCTGCCGACGCCCCGGCCGCCTAGAGGAAGGCCGACAACAGCAACGTCATGGCGAGGCCGATCACCGAGATCAGGGTCTCCATCACCGACCAGGTCTTGATGGTCTCGCCGACGGTCATGCCGAAGTAC carries:
- a CDS encoding winged helix-turn-helix domain-containing protein, which encodes MLRIRFTSADLARVRVASGPHPLWESVLSINGLQYHNLPARYWAWRSAVSEHPDILRAAYSVVPASGNFADFLTPPMQSGTTSVEEQLDAIRRVPRAVVRDDLARTYPAAVQTPRWAERAHDSGRLDPVVRTLERYHHTAVRPVWSAVRTGVEQARQRLTALLLNAGVEGMLSRLHPSIRWRDPVLEADYVTDQTLDLDGRGLLVVPSYFCFGAPVTFIDGDLPPTLVLPIQPDDVPVDERIADLDVLVRLLGPTRAKLLAGLELAASTSELAHRLGVSPGSISQHAKVLRESSLITTTRFGHSVDHTLTPLGRAVLRGL
- a CDS encoding ROK family protein, producing the protein MGSTMPDAGDQTRLRQLNERAVLAAVRAAGDVRVAQIVEQSGLGRTAVEEVLSSLVSRRWLVEESPAIRGRGRPARSYRFRAEAGYVVGLDIGAFSVRGVLTDLEGRTLATRRQSVTPETPRLERLAAADEVVAACAREADAEVWAIGVGTTGLVDAAGTVVRANAIPDWAGTDLAEYFGRSAPLVVVDNDSQLAALAEQRQGATDMVFLHAGRRTGLALVLDGRLRRGAYGAAADMSALRGVAWEVALEHLHAVVPAEIPEMDKAERAFAAARDGDRAAVNAVRKYARAMAVAAATAISIVDPQLLVLGGTFSQSADVLMEPLAAELDRLCPRVPELRASSLGALCVALGACSLALDALDERLLARSRGPLPTLAAGSLHAPTR
- a CDS encoding bifunctional UDP-sugar hydrolase/5'-nucleotidase; the encoded protein is MNRRIRRRTFLTTTGAIATAAAVGDVAFASPDALDDAATSGYVDVQLLNITDLHGYLQPTTPGQGSVITGAGGVQVTVGGVGYMATHLKQLREGRRNSIFFSSGDNFSGWPFEVDAHANEPTVEALNALGLQFSTVGNHELDHSASFLVDHMEHGAPYPVNGRDDNFVDSTGHRFRGASFRFYTANIVHADSGRTIVPPYNIEWVDAGHGRKLPIAFIHLTVMDTPTGSTSYQPELRSLSDVEQANKLAAQLKKRGINAIVINIHDGGVAGNDYNAGTNPSGPVFQLAAQASPDIAAIVTGHWHCRFNMMVPDPNGVPRPVVEAGNHGSLINEINLKLDPRTGAVIRELTTSTNHANTRDVPVDEELQYIADYWTAKGAKRFATPLAKVTGDFTRTPNASGESTMGNLAADFAYWDANQHRGGRADLALISVKPVSGSNALTGDLLFAKGTNPADADGTVLFGEAWNAFGYGNPVLTVTLPGTQLHAAFEAQWVGQANGTEKFAPFAVSHNVSYTYDTSKPIGQRVDPAAVRIDGKPLDLTRDYRVAALAYTLIGGDGTQVFTGFTDPFRNDRDHEGFIAYLRANPVLTPSILGRARPVS